Proteins encoded by one window of Roseibium sp. Sym1:
- a CDS encoding flagellar hook protein FlgE produces the protein MGIYGAINSAVSGLAAQATALENISGNVANSQTTGFKRLDTTFSDLVSGGGSIQAQQVSGTTFATSRATNTVQGDITSVDVDTYMAINGEGYFVVTKASDVVDGSTTFADETYYTRGGDFERDKEGYLINASGYYLQGFPLDPDTGNAIGDNPTVIQIENQPLAASATTLVDYQANLPRVPDTTNYDGTDEDTALLDVGVGTGNIAVADEQDFLDSSISGGSITIYNQNGTAMNVEVRYAKTVNYDSVGPVNDEWSMYISTGGDATDAWYDVGDIEFDTTGEMTALTAGAMTGTAVNGTSDGFTITNLTIGSTTAASVEFSFANGSLTQFSDPDGTASSVALDQDGYPAGELTGVAVDDAGRVVASYSNNQQRAVYQIPLATFEAEQNLQRVDGAAFAATASSGDPDLSGGGQILAKKLELSNADIADEFSKLIITQQAYSANSRIVTSADEMLDDALNMVR, from the coding sequence ATGGGTATTTATGGGGCTATCAACTCGGCCGTCTCCGGACTGGCAGCGCAGGCCACGGCTCTGGAGAATATTTCCGGTAACGTTGCCAACTCGCAGACCACCGGCTTCAAGCGGCTCGACACGACCTTCTCCGATCTCGTTTCCGGTGGCGGATCCATCCAGGCCCAGCAGGTGTCCGGAACGACCTTCGCCACCTCCCGTGCCACCAACACCGTGCAGGGCGACATCACGTCCGTCGACGTGGACACCTATATGGCGATCAACGGCGAAGGCTATTTCGTCGTTACCAAGGCGTCCGACGTTGTTGACGGTTCCACGACCTTTGCCGATGAGACCTACTACACCCGTGGCGGTGACTTCGAGCGGGACAAGGAAGGTTACCTGATCAATGCGTCGGGATATTATCTGCAAGGCTTTCCGCTTGATCCGGATACCGGCAACGCCATTGGCGACAATCCTACGGTGATCCAGATCGAGAACCAGCCGCTGGCCGCATCGGCGACGACGCTGGTCGACTATCAGGCGAACCTGCCCCGCGTTCCGGATACCACGAACTATGACGGCACGGACGAAGACACGGCGCTGCTGGATGTCGGGGTCGGTACAGGCAACATTGCCGTCGCCGACGAGCAGGATTTCCTGGACAGCTCCATCTCCGGCGGATCGATCACCATTTACAACCAGAATGGTACCGCCATGAATGTGGAGGTTCGCTACGCCAAGACAGTGAACTACGATTCCGTCGGACCGGTGAATGACGAATGGTCGATGTATATCAGCACGGGAGGGGACGCCACCGACGCCTGGTATGATGTCGGCGATATCGAGTTCGATACCACCGGTGAAATGACTGCCCTGACGGCGGGTGCCATGACCGGAACCGCGGTCAACGGCACCAGCGACGGCTTCACCATCACCAACCTGACCATTGGCAGCACGACGGCCGCAAGCGTCGAGTTCTCCTTCGCCAACGGCTCGCTGACGCAGTTTTCCGATCCGGACGGAACCGCAAGCTCCGTTGCGCTTGATCAGGATGGCTACCCGGCCGGTGAATTGACCGGGGTTGCCGTGGACGATGCCGGCCGTGTGGTGGCGAGCTATTCCAACAACCAGCAGCGCGCGGTCTACCAGATCCCGCTCGCAACGTTCGAGGCCGAGCAGAACCTGCAGCGTGTGGACGGGGCGGCGTTCGCTGCCACCGCCTCATCCGGCGATCCGGATCTGTCCGGTGGCGGGCAAATCCTGGCCAAGAAGCTGGAGCTGTCGAACGCGGATATCGCGGACGAGTTTTCCAAGCTGATCATCACCCAGCAGGCCTATTCGGCCAACTCGAGGATCGTCACGTCCGCGGACGAGATGCTCGACGATGCCCTGAACATGGTCCGGTAA
- the flgK gene encoding flagellar hook-associated protein FlgK yields MGLTSAMNTAVFGIAYNQRQLDVTATNIANADTAGYSKKTISAEVYFDGLGNVAGMNATEVRRIVDEQIQADYFNSLADTNYAKQIADFTDRLDDIFGTLGDKSGLTTLAGELSSVLSILVNDPGNYAAQSDVVAVADAFARELNASYEQIADLRQEADNALASQTDAVNGLLSSIEDIDEAILQASQSGVSTADMEDERDRLIEQLSAYLDINVSKGANETLFIQTADGQQLYADNQAATLSFSPTHSLQPGQTGNSVMVTTQGGTTYDLIAGSRSGAMVATAELRDDILTEAQTQLDTIAAEISLAFSNVTVESTDVTVGLDDGFDLDVSALQPGNTITVEYTDTGGIAQTVTLVAVEDAALLPLDDSATSNPNDTVYGIDISSGTPATYITNIIAALGGTGLQVSNNGSDELRVLGDNTGPTTVESLTADVTVTAHTDQGLGLAIFVDSRDAPELFTDSLEDGGQRVGYANAIAVNPDLLADSALLVNYQTTPTANTANDPARAQYLSEALTSAETYFDPGSGIGSSSTPFQGSVIGFVNQTVAFQGNQAEDAATYADSKETLTMNLAIRYEESYAVDLDTELAFMVQLENAYAANARVMQTIKELFDELLNIV; encoded by the coding sequence ATGGGTCTGACCAGTGCCATGAACACAGCGGTTTTTGGAATCGCCTACAATCAGCGCCAATTGGACGTGACGGCGACGAACATCGCCAACGCCGATACGGCCGGGTATTCCAAAAAGACAATCTCCGCCGAAGTCTATTTCGACGGCCTCGGCAACGTTGCGGGCATGAACGCGACGGAAGTCCGCCGCATTGTGGACGAGCAGATCCAGGCCGACTATTTCAATTCCCTTGCAGACACGAATTACGCAAAGCAGATCGCCGACTTTACCGACCGGCTCGACGACATTTTCGGCACGCTCGGCGACAAGAGCGGCCTGACGACCCTGGCCGGCGAACTTTCCTCGGTCCTGTCCATCCTGGTGAACGATCCCGGCAACTATGCCGCCCAGAGCGATGTGGTCGCGGTTGCCGATGCCTTTGCCCGCGAACTCAATGCCTCCTATGAGCAGATCGCGGATCTTCGCCAGGAGGCCGACAATGCACTGGCGAGCCAGACGGACGCGGTCAACGGCCTTCTGTCCAGCATCGAGGACATCGACGAGGCGATCCTGCAGGCGTCCCAGTCTGGCGTTTCGACCGCAGACATGGAAGACGAGCGCGACCGGCTGATCGAACAGCTCTCCGCCTACCTGGACATCAACGTGTCCAAGGGCGCTAACGAGACACTGTTCATCCAGACGGCGGACGGCCAGCAGCTCTACGCGGACAACCAGGCCGCAACCCTGAGCTTTTCGCCGACCCATTCCCTGCAGCCCGGACAGACGGGCAACTCGGTGATGGTAACGACACAGGGCGGCACCACCTATGACCTGATCGCCGGGTCCAGATCCGGTGCCATGGTTGCGACGGCAGAGCTGCGGGACGATATCCTGACAGAGGCGCAGACCCAGCTGGACACGATCGCGGCGGAGATCTCTCTGGCCTTTTCGAACGTGACCGTGGAAAGCACCGATGTGACGGTCGGTCTCGATGACGGTTTCGATCTTGACGTGTCCGCCCTGCAGCCCGGCAACACCATAACGGTGGAATACACCGATACCGGCGGGATTGCCCAAACGGTGACGCTGGTGGCGGTCGAGGACGCGGCCCTGCTGCCGCTCGACGACAGCGCCACCTCGAATCCGAATGACACGGTCTACGGAATTGATATCTCGAGCGGAACTCCGGCGACCTATATCACCAACATCATCGCCGCGCTGGGCGGAACCGGGCTGCAGGTCAGCAACAACGGCTCCGACGAATTGCGGGTCCTGGGCGACAATACCGGGCCGACCACGGTCGAGAGCCTGACCGCGGACGTCACGGTGACCGCGCATACGGACCAGGGGCTCGGGCTCGCGATTTTCGTCGACAGCCGGGACGCGCCGGAACTGTTCACCGATTCCCTGGAGGACGGTGGCCAGCGTGTGGGCTATGCCAACGCGATCGCGGTCAATCCGGACCTGCTTGCCGACAGCGCGCTTCTGGTGAACTACCAGACGACGCCAACCGCCAACACGGCCAACGATCCGGCAAGGGCACAGTACCTTTCCGAGGCGCTGACATCAGCTGAGACCTATTTCGACCCGGGCTCGGGCATCGGCAGCTCCTCGACGCCGTTCCAGGGCAGCGTGATCGGGTTCGTCAACCAGACCGTCGCTTTCCAGGGCAACCAGGCCGAGGATGCGGCAACCTACGCAGACTCCAAGGAAACCCTGACCATGAACCTGGCGATCCGCTACGAGGAGAGCTACGCGGTCGACCTGGATACCGAACTCGCCTTCATGGTTCAGCTGGAGAACGCCTACGCGGCCAATGCGCGTGTCATGCAGACCATCAAGGAGCTCTTCGATGAGCTTCTGAACATCGTATAA
- a CDS encoding flagellar protein has protein sequence MPVSSVTTSRTYLIQQLGQLNDTLSEKTTQLARGKVGTTYGEIGDRRLLDIQLTQRVSMIETYQQTITIADLHLQTGSMSLDRLEEIRQDAKSALDTNDFIIQDDGQTQTQSRAELLLNETLNILNTEIAGYYVFGGTDAVNDPVATIDAILDGENGLDGLRTYLSEFAAANLGTNENGRLDTSALVTNYAGAVPTDSTFTVAEDGAHDFGFDISAVTSTLTNVTVTGPLAADPDSFDVQFTGQPELGETITLELTLPPDHTDTIEIEFTAAATAEGEGTFAIGADLEETAQNLRDALEAEIEKQAQTTLRAVSDEWAAEEFFTTYNGEEPQRIDGPPFDTATALMAGGSTTVEWYTGRNDTTTDPRNDKNAVIDSNLTVNYGVRANETPLQELVQSLAAFVAADFSGGTQIDEQYYNALSTNLRTTLQPAGVEQSGIVDIATDIAITHRTVSLTDDRHFQMKNTYEGTITDIEGIDQDLVAAEILQLQTNIEVSYRASSIVFNLTLSDYL, from the coding sequence ATGCCCGTCTCGTCAGTTACCACATCCCGGACCTACCTGATCCAGCAATTGGGCCAGCTGAACGACACCCTGTCTGAAAAGACCACGCAGCTCGCTCGCGGCAAGGTCGGAACGACCTATGGCGAAATCGGCGACCGCCGCCTGCTCGATATCCAGCTGACCCAGAGGGTCAGCATGATCGAGACCTATCAGCAGACCATCACCATTGCCGATCTGCACCTGCAGACCGGAAGCATGTCGCTCGACAGGCTCGAGGAGATCCGCCAGGACGCAAAATCGGCGCTCGATACCAATGACTTCATCATTCAGGACGACGGTCAGACCCAGACGCAATCACGGGCCGAGTTGCTGCTGAACGAGACGCTCAACATTCTCAACACCGAGATCGCCGGCTACTATGTCTTTGGCGGCACCGACGCGGTCAACGACCCGGTGGCGACCATCGATGCGATTCTGGACGGGGAAAACGGGCTTGACGGCCTGCGCACCTACCTGAGCGAGTTCGCCGCGGCCAATCTGGGCACCAACGAAAACGGACGCCTGGACACATCGGCGCTGGTGACCAACTATGCGGGGGCGGTGCCGACGGATTCGACCTTCACGGTTGCCGAGGACGGAGCTCACGATTTCGGCTTCGACATATCCGCGGTGACGTCGACGCTCACCAATGTCACGGTCACCGGGCCGCTGGCCGCCGATCCCGACAGTTTCGATGTCCAGTTTACCGGCCAGCCGGAGCTTGGCGAGACGATCACTCTCGAGCTGACCCTGCCGCCCGATCACACGGACACGATCGAGATCGAATTCACCGCCGCGGCGACCGCTGAAGGCGAAGGCACCTTCGCGATCGGCGCGGATCTGGAGGAAACCGCCCAGAACCTGCGGGACGCTCTTGAAGCGGAGATCGAAAAACAGGCGCAGACAACTCTGCGGGCCGTGTCCGACGAGTGGGCCGCCGAAGAGTTTTTCACCACCTATAACGGCGAGGAGCCGCAGCGGATCGACGGTCCGCCCTTTGATACGGCCACGGCGCTGATGGCGGGCGGATCGACGACGGTTGAATGGTACACGGGACGCAACGACACCACGACGGACCCGCGCAACGACAAGAATGCCGTGATCGACAGCAACCTGACCGTCAATTACGGCGTGCGCGCCAATGAAACGCCGCTTCAGGAACTTGTTCAGTCGCTGGCGGCCTTCGTGGCGGCCGACTTTTCGGGCGGAACCCAGATCGACGAGCAATATTACAACGCGCTGTCGACCAACCTCAGAACCACCCTGCAGCCGGCCGGTGTCGAACAGTCCGGCATAGTGGACATTGCCACCGACATTGCGATCACCCACCGGACCGTGTCCCTGACGGATGACCGTCACTTCCAGATGAAAAACACCTACGAAGGAACGATCACGGACATCGAGGGGATCGACCAGGACCTGGTTGCCGCGGAGATCCTGCAGCTGCAGACCAATATCGAGGTCTCCTACCGGGCGTCGTCCATCGTTTTCAATCTGACGCTGTCCGACTATCTCTGA
- the flaF gene encoding flagellar biosynthesis regulator FlaF — MAAVSPRELEANLLMKAAARLQLIKDEWEESSLAEKDDVLVYNRKLWTILVTSATSQESELPQDIKNNIASLGIFVFKQTMSIITSDDSNKIDVLININRSIAEGLRSKPAEAE; from the coding sequence GTGGCAGCGGTGTCACCTCGGGAGCTGGAAGCGAATCTGCTGATGAAAGCCGCAGCCCGGCTTCAGTTGATCAAGGATGAGTGGGAGGAATCTTCGCTCGCCGAAAAGGATGATGTGCTGGTCTATAACCGCAAGCTCTGGACAATTCTGGTAACCTCGGCCACCAGCCAGGAAAGCGAATTGCCTCAGGACATCAAGAACAACATCGCCTCCCTGGGTATTTTCGTCTTCAAGCAGACCATGTCGATCATCACGTCCGACGACAGCAACAAGATCGATGTTCTCATCAACATCAATCGTTCGATTGCCGAAGGATTGCGGTCCAAACCTGCGGAAGCCGAGTAA
- the flbT gene encoding flagellar biosynthesis repressor FlbT, protein MALKVELKPGERIIIGDSVITNDNQRTRLFIEGQAPILREKDILTPATADTPAKRVYLAVQLMYLSTDIERIQENYFTLVNDIVKAAPSTIPYVTRISNAILTGAFYKALKEARKLIEYEGTLISHVQTGSAGLPENEPGGSGVTSGAGSESADESRSPASVDQG, encoded by the coding sequence ATGGCGCTCAAGGTCGAGCTGAAACCGGGCGAACGGATTATCATCGGGGACAGTGTCATCACCAATGATAACCAGCGGACCCGTCTCTTTATCGAAGGCCAGGCTCCCATTCTGAGAGAAAAGGATATTCTCACGCCGGCCACTGCGGATACGCCAGCCAAACGTGTCTATCTGGCCGTGCAGCTGATGTATCTGTCGACGGATATCGAAAGAATTCAGGAGAATTACTTCACCCTCGTCAACGACATTGTGAAGGCCGCGCCGAGTACGATCCCCTACGTTACAAGGATCAGTAACGCCATCCTAACCGGCGCCTTTTACAAAGCACTGAAAGAAGCACGTAAGCTCATCGAGTATGAAGGGACGCTGATCAGTCATGTACAAACAGGCAGCGCAGGCTTACCAGAAAACGAGCCAGGTGGCAGCGGTGTCACCTCGGGAGCTGGAAGCGAATCTGCTGATGAAAGCCGCAGCCCGGCTTCAGTTGATCAAGGATGA
- a CDS encoding flagellin N-terminal helical domain-containing protein: protein MPDIVLSSAVRDNLLSLKQTADLQSITQTRLATGLKVNTALDNPNSFFTAQSLNDRASDLTKLLDNMGQSVQTIRAADKGITSITKLVESAKAIANQALQTSSEYERKQFTSQYNDLLEQIEDMARDSSYKGKNLLAGAGNELEVIFNEDSTSNLTVNPVDFTDTTLDDGLNLDDLDVGGTGTSAFNLYGGTTTLTLTGLQASSNLTDLGDWAAGDVVTVTDSSGTTSFTVGTDITTVQDYVDALNDLNGVHASFDEATDGITIVSGLDNSLAISKDNAGGGTATDGGATGGTTTTLTVSPLSSTATLISSGGFQAGDTITITDGNGFEPASLEIDDETTVSDLVTFIDNVKGLDATFSGGSISLIGEVSFDISSSNDDFNRMTLGSGVGTVALSAAASEFKTDTDIDRTLQAINAALDELRSAARSMGTALSTVEIRTDFTENLINTLEVGAGELTIADMNEEGANMLALQTRQQLSSTALSLANQADQSVLSLFG from the coding sequence ATGCCTGATATTGTTCTCTCCAGTGCCGTCCGGGACAATCTCCTGTCGCTGAAACAGACGGCGGATTTGCAATCCATCACACAGACCCGGCTGGCGACCGGCCTGAAGGTCAATACGGCTCTCGACAATCCCAACTCCTTCTTCACGGCACAATCGCTGAACGACCGCGCGAGCGATCTCACCAAACTGCTCGACAACATGGGCCAGTCGGTGCAGACGATCCGGGCGGCCGACAAGGGCATCACGTCAATCACCAAGCTGGTCGAATCGGCCAAGGCGATTGCCAACCAGGCGCTGCAGACTTCCAGTGAATACGAGCGCAAGCAGTTCACCAGCCAGTACAACGACCTTCTCGAGCAGATCGAGGACATGGCGCGGGATTCCAGCTACAAGGGCAAGAACCTTCTGGCGGGGGCCGGCAACGAACTGGAAGTCATCTTCAACGAGGACAGCACCTCCAACCTGACAGTCAATCCGGTCGACTTCACCGACACGACACTGGATGACGGCCTCAATCTCGATGATCTTGACGTCGGCGGAACCGGAACCTCCGCGTTCAACCTCTATGGCGGCACCACAACGCTGACCCTGACCGGTCTGCAGGCGTCCTCCAACCTGACGGATCTCGGCGACTGGGCGGCCGGCGATGTTGTCACGGTGACCGATTCCTCCGGAACCACGAGTTTCACCGTGGGAACGGACATCACCACCGTGCAGGATTATGTCGATGCGCTGAACGACCTGAACGGCGTTCACGCAAGTTTCGACGAAGCCACGGACGGCATCACCATCGTCTCGGGTCTGGACAATTCCCTGGCGATCTCGAAGGACAATGCCGGCGGCGGGACCGCGACGGACGGCGGTGCGACCGGCGGAACGACCACCACATTGACGGTGTCACCACTCAGTTCCACGGCGACGCTGATCTCTTCCGGCGGTTTCCAGGCCGGTGACACGATCACCATTACCGACGGCAACGGATTCGAGCCCGCCTCGCTGGAAATCGACGACGAGACGACGGTCAGCGACCTGGTCACCTTTATCGACAACGTCAAGGGGCTCGACGCCACCTTCTCCGGCGGCAGCATTTCCCTCATCGGTGAAGTCTCTTTCGACATTTCCAGCAGCAATGACGACTTCAACCGGATGACGCTTGGCAGCGGCGTGGGCACGGTCGCACTTTCGGCTGCCGCTTCGGAATTCAAGACCGATACGGATATCGACCGGACGCTGCAGGCGATCAACGCGGCACTGGATGAACTCAGATCCGCGGCAAGATCCATGGGTACGGCGCTGTCGACGGTTGAAATCCGCACCGATTTCACCGAAAACCTGATCAACACGCTTGAGGTCGGCGCAGGCGAACTGACCATTGCCGACATGAACGAGGAAGGCGCGAACATGCTGGCCTTGCAGACCCGCCAGCAGCTGTCATCGACGGCTCTGTCGCTTGCAAACCAGGCCGACCAGAGCGTCTTGAGCCTGTTCGGTTAA
- a CDS encoding flagellin N-terminal helical domain-containing protein: protein MQDITLSAAVRQNLLTLQSTADLMSGVQNKLATGLKVNSALDNPNSFFTASGLNSRANDLSTLLDDMGQSLQTIKAADKGIQTITDLVETAKAKANQALQTQSQYERKKFTEQYNDLLEQIEDVAKDSSYKGKNLLAGDGNDLTTIFNEDSTSKLTIEAVDYTDTALSTGLNLSDLAEGQGSTTSFTLQGGKTTITLTDGTTTLNSASALSESNVISTTTTLEFVDAIDSPNAIISGSDTVTAGATVQDLVDSLNSISGVRAEFDDTSGELTIYSDQDFHISDTVDTHSAALSTFEVAATALASTGALLSDTGSFAVGDTLTLTDGNGFELGSLEIEDDTTVDDLENFIDDFNGVEATFNASSGRLDITSDVDLALTSDNSDFASDAFTANTAGVTLSALSDSGFATDSDINRVVDRLNTALSNLRSQASEFGTNLSTVEIRQDYTKTMINTLQEGAGLLTLADTNEEGANLLALQTRQQLASTSLSFASQADQTVLSLF, encoded by the coding sequence ATGCAGGATATTACCCTGTCAGCTGCCGTACGGCAGAACCTCCTCACGCTTCAGTCCACCGCGGATCTCATGTCTGGTGTCCAGAACAAACTGGCGACCGGTCTGAAGGTCAACTCCGCCCTGGACAATCCGAACAGCTTCTTCACGGCGTCCGGTCTCAACTCCCGCGCAAACGACCTGTCCACCCTTCTGGACGACATGGGTCAGTCGCTGCAGACCATCAAGGCTGCCGACAAGGGTATCCAGACCATCACGGACCTGGTCGAAACCGCCAAGGCGAAAGCCAACCAGGCGCTGCAGACACAGAGCCAGTACGAGCGCAAGAAATTCACCGAGCAGTATAATGACCTGCTCGAGCAGATCGAAGATGTCGCGAAGGACAGCTCCTACAAGGGCAAGAACCTCCTGGCCGGCGACGGCAACGACCTGACCACGATCTTCAATGAAGATTCCACGTCCAAGCTGACGATCGAGGCGGTCGACTACACCGACACCGCTCTGTCCACCGGCCTGAACCTCTCGGATCTGGCGGAAGGTCAGGGTTCCACGACCTCCTTCACCCTTCAGGGCGGCAAGACGACCATCACGCTGACCGACGGCACCACGACGCTGAACTCCGCGTCCGCCCTGTCGGAATCCAACGTGATCTCGACCACCACCACCCTGGAATTCGTTGACGCCATCGACAGCCCGAACGCCATCATCTCCGGTTCCGATACCGTGACCGCCGGTGCAACCGTTCAGGACCTGGTCGACAGCCTCAACAGCATTTCCGGTGTTCGTGCAGAGTTCGACGACACCAGCGGCGAACTGACCATCTACAGTGACCAGGATTTCCACATCTCTGACACTGTCGACACGCACTCCGCAGCCCTGTCCACCTTCGAAGTGGCCGCAACGGCCCTGGCTTCCACCGGCGCCCTGCTGTCTGACACCGGTTCCTTCGCCGTCGGCGACACGCTGACCCTGACGGACGGCAACGGCTTCGAACTGGGCTCGCTGGAAATCGAGGACGACACCACCGTCGATGACCTTGAAAACTTCATTGACGACTTCAACGGTGTCGAGGCGACCTTCAACGCTTCTTCCGGCCGACTGGACATCACCTCCGACGTCGATCTGGCTCTCACCAGTGACAACTCGGACTTCGCCAGCGACGCCTTCACGGCCAACACCGCAGGCGTGACACTGTCCGCGCTGTCGGACAGCGGCTTCGCGACGGATTCCGACATCAACCGGGTGGTCGACCGTCTCAACACGGCCCTGAGCAACCTCAGGTCCCAGGCCTCCGAATTCGGTACAAACCTGTCCACTGTCGAGATCCGTCAAGATTACACCAAGACGATGATCAATACTTTGCAGGAAGGTGCAGGTCTTCTGACCCTGGCCGATACCAACGAAGAAGGTGCAAACCTGCTGGCTCTGCAGACCCGTCAGCAGCTCGCCTCGACATCCCTGTCCTTCGCCTCCCAGGCCGACCAGACAGTGCTATCCCTCTTCTAA
- a CDS encoding flagellin N-terminal helical domain-containing protein produces the protein MADITLSSAVRANLNTLQSTASFMSDVQNKLATGKKVNSALDNPNSFFTASGLTSRANDLSTLLDDMGQSVQTLKAADEGISSITKLVESAKAKANQALQTQSQYERKQFASQYNELLTQIEDLAKDAGYKGKNLLAGDGNDLTTIFNEDSTSKLTIDAVDYTDSSLSTGLNLSDLAEGQGATTSFTLQGGKTTITLTDGTTTLNSSSALSDSNVISTTTTLEFVDAIDSPNAIISGSDTVTAGATVQDLVDSLNSISGVRAEFDDTSGELTIYSDQDFHISDTVDTHSAALSTFEVAATALASTGALLSDTGSFAVGDTLTLTDGNGFELGSLEIEDDTSVDDLTNFVNDFQGVSASFNTSSGRLDITSEVDLSLTSDNADFASDAFTANTTGVSLSAISDSGFATDSDINRVVDRLNTALGSLRTQASEFGTNLSIVENRQDFTKNLINTLEEGAGLLTLADTNEEGANLLALQTRQSLASTSLSFAAQADQNVLRLF, from the coding sequence ATGGCTGACATTACTCTGTCCAGCGCGGTTCGTGCGAACCTCAACACCCTTCAGTCCACCGCTTCGTTCATGTCCGACGTCCAGAACAAACTGGCGACCGGTAAGAAAGTGAACTCCGCACTGGACAATCCGAACAGCTTCTTCACGGCTTCCGGCCTGACTTCCCGTGCAAACGACCTGTCCACTCTTCTGGACGACATGGGCCAGTCGGTTCAGACCCTGAAAGCTGCGGATGAAGGCATTTCCAGCATCACCAAGCTGGTTGAGTCTGCCAAGGCGAAAGCCAACCAGGCCCTGCAGACGCAGAGCCAGTACGAGCGCAAGCAGTTTGCGTCCCAGTACAACGAACTTCTGACCCAGATCGAAGACCTGGCGAAGGATGCAGGCTACAAGGGCAAGAACCTTCTGGCCGGCGACGGCAACGACCTGACCACGATCTTCAACGAAGACTCCACGTCCAAGCTGACGATCGACGCGGTCGACTACACCGACTCTTCCCTGTCCACCGGCCTGAACCTCTCGGATCTGGCAGAAGGTCAGGGCGCGACCACTTCCTTCACCCTTCAGGGCGGCAAGACGACCATCACGCTGACCGACGGCACCACGACGCTGAACTCCAGCTCCGCGCTGTCCGACTCCAACGTGATCTCGACCACCACCACCCTGGAATTCGTTGACGCCATCGACAGCCCGAACGCCATCATCTCCGGTTCCGATACCGTGACCGCCGGTGCCACCGTTCAGGACCTGGTCGACAGCCTCAACAGCATTTCCGGTGTTCGTGCAGAGTTCGACGACACCAGCGGTGAGCTGACCATCTACAGTGACCAGGATTTCCACATCTCTGACACTGTCGACACGCACTCCGCAGCCCTGTCCACCTTCGAAGTGGCCGCAACGGCTCTGGCTTCCACCGGCGCCCTGCTGTCTGACACCGGTTCCTTCGCTGTCGGCGACACGCTGACCCTGACGGACGGTAACGGCTTCGAACTGGGTTCGCTGGAAATCGAGGACGACACGTCCGTCGATGACCTGACGAACTTCGTCAACGACTTCCAGGGCGTTTCCGCTTCGTTCAACACCTCTTCGGGCCGTCTGGACATCACCTCTGAAGTTGACCTGTCGCTCACCAGTGACAATGCCGACTTTGCAAGTGATGCATTCACTGCAAACACCACCGGTGTTTCGCTCTCGGCGATCTCCGACAGTGGCTTTGCGACCGATTCCGACATCAACCGCGTTGTTGACCGTCTGAACACGGCTCTCGGCTCGCTGCGGACCCAGGCCTCCGAGTTCGGTACCAACCTCTCCATCGTTGAAAACCGTCAGGACTTCACCAAGAACCTGATCAACACGCTGGAAGAAGGTGCAGGTCTCCTGACCCTGGCCGACACCAACGAAGAAGGTGCAAACCTGCTGGCCCTGCAGACCCGTCAGAGCCTGGCCTCCACCTCGCTGTCCTTCGCGGCACAGGCGGACCAGAACGTTCTGCGGCTCTTCTAA
- a CDS encoding flagellar protein FlaG, which translates to MLDTGLARPPSPTYTAITPATRAPEQNESSAKTDLPAEETVTPSTETETSQRSANNERDRRSLLERYTPTVERQNVIDEDSESLVYIATNTETGQVVRQIPSETLLRLRAYAESVDTVQTRQFTQSIRV; encoded by the coding sequence ATGTTGGACACGGGATTGGCCCGGCCGCCATCGCCGACGTATACGGCGATCACGCCGGCTACGCGGGCCCCGGAACAGAACGAGTCGTCCGCCAAGACGGATTTGCCGGCCGAAGAGACTGTGACCCCGTCCACCGAGACGGAAACCAGCCAGAGGTCTGCCAACAACGAACGGGATCGGCGTTCGCTGCTGGAGCGGTACACGCCGACCGTCGAGCGTCAGAACGTCATCGACGAAGACAGCGAAAGCCTCGTTTACATCGCAACCAACACGGAAACCGGTCAGGTTGTTCGGCAAATCCCGAGCGAAACCCTGTTGCGTCTGCGCGCCTATGCTGAATCCGTCGATACGGTACAGACACGGCAATTCACGCAATCCATCCGCGTCTAG